The Terrirubrum flagellatum nucleotide sequence ATCGACACCGGCAGCCGCATGGACGAAGTGATCTTTGAAGAGTTCAAGGGCACCGGCAACTCGGAAATCATTCTCGACCGCAAGGTGGCGGACAAGCGCACCTTCCCGGCGCTCGACATCACCAAATCAGGCACCCGCAAGGAGGACCTGCTGGTCCCGGCCGACATCCTTAAGAAGATGTATGTGCTGCGCCGGATCATGAATCCGATGGGCACGGTCGACGCGATCGAGTTCCTCATCGACAAGATGCGGCTCACCAAGGACAATGGCGAGTTCTTCGACAAGATGAACACTTGAGCGCCGAAGCGCTTCGTTCGAAATCAGTCAGACCTTATCGCCGGCCTTGCGCCGGCGATTTTGTTTGTGATGACGCGTGGCCGTCAGCGAGAGAGACGCGTTTCGATAATCCTCGCGAGAAGGCTCGCGCCAATCGGCAGGAGCCGATCGTCCATTGTGAACGCCGGATTGTGCAGCGGCGCCGGCCCGCCATGGCCGACCCAGCAATAGGCGCCTGGCGTCACGCGGAGCATGTCGGCGAAGTCCTCGCTGTACATGGTTGGATTCGGCGCCGTGCTGACATTCTCGGCGCCGACGATCTCGCGCGCGGCTTCGGCCGCTGCATTGGATTGCGCGGGATGATTTTCGAGGACGTCAAACACGGAGCGAATTTCGACGGATATCTCGACGCCGAAAGTCGCGCCGATGCCGGCGGCGATCTCGCGGATGCGCGAAGCGACCAGCGCCGCGGCGTCGCGAGAGAAGGCGCGAACCGTGCCGGCGAGCGTCGCCTCCTCCGGGATGACATTGTAGGCCGAGCCCGAATGAACTTGCGTGATCGAAAGGACGGCGGCGTCGAGCGGATTGGCGTTGCGGCTGACGATTGTCTGCAGCGCGCCGATGAGAGCGCCGGCGACGACGACAGGATCGCGGCTCGCCTGCGGATTGGCGCCGTGGCTGCCCTTGCCCCTGATCGTGATGTCAAAGAAGTCAGCGCCGGCCATCACGGGACCGGGAAAGACGGCGATCTGGCCAAGCTTCATTTCGGGCGAATTGTGCAGGGCGTAGATCTCGTCGCAGGGAAAGCGCTCGAACAATTTGTCGGCGAGCATGGCGCGCGCGCCGCCCAAACCTTCTTCGGCCGGCTGGAAGACGAAGATCGCTGTTCCCGCGAAATTCCTGGTTTCGGCGAGATAGCGCGCCGCGCCGAGCAACATCGTCGTGTGGCCGTCATGACCGCAGCCATGGAAGACGCCTGGTTTCGTCGATCGATAGGAGAGGTTGGTGGCTTCCTCGATTGGCAGCGCATCCATGTCGGCGCGCAATCCGATTCGGCGTGATCCATCCTTGCCTCTCAGGATGCCGACGACTCCAGTTCGGCCTACGTTGCGATGAACTTCGATTCCCCACGAGGCGAGCCTGTCCGCCACGATCTGCGAGGTGCGCGTCTCCTCGAAGCCGATCTCGGGGTGAGCGTGAAAATCGCGACGGATCGTGGTCAGTTCGTCGGCGTATGAGTCGATCTGAGGCAAGGCTGGCATAGGTCGTCCTGAGTTCAGCGCAGCGCGGCGACGGCCGCAGCGATTTCGGAAGGTTGGGTGAGAGGCAGCGAGCAGCGTTCGCCCACGCAGACGAAAGCGCGGGCCTGATCACGCGCAGTTGCCATCATGGCGTGCGCGGGGTGATCGTCGGGGACTTTCTGATCCGGCGCGAGGCGCGCGACGATTCGATTCGGATACGGAACCGCCAGCGCCGCCATCGACAGCGCCGCCGATTCGGGGCCGGCGACAATGATCTGCGCCGCGGCGAGACGGAGATGGAGCGCGCTCCAGAGCGAAGCATGTGCGAGCGTTTGTCCTTGCATGGGGCGGGACAGGCTCTCGAACAGCCGGTCGGCGCGGGCCAGCAATTCGTCATCCATCGTCATGATGGCGCAGCGGATCAGCGCCGCGGCATAGACGCCATTCGCATTCGGAACCGCATCGTCGTGGGTGGGCTGAATCCGGACGATGAGCTCATCGCCATCCCTCGCATTCATGGCGAGGACGCCTGAGGACGGGTCAGCGTAGTTCGTAGCGAGGAGATCGAGATCCCGGCGCGCATCGACGATCAGCTCGGCGCTTCCATTGAGTTCGGCGAGGGAGAGCGCGGCGATCGCCATCGTCGCATGATCGAGAGCAAAAGCCGGCCACACGCCGACAGCGTTGCGCCAGGAATGCGCCAGCCGATTCTCCTGCGCGATCGATTCGCGGACGAACCGATAGGCTCGCTCGGCCAGCGCGATCCATGCCGGTCGATTCAGAAGCGTTCCAGCGCGCGCGAGAGCCGCGATCATCATGCCGTTCCAGTCGGCTAGCGCCTTGTCGTCGCGGCCTGGAGGAACGCGTTTGACGCGCTCATTGTGGAGTTTGGTCCGGAGCGCTGACAGCTTTTGCGCCTCGTCAGGTGTGGGGATCGGCGTGTCCAGTCGGTTCGGGATGTTGTGGCCTTCGAAATTTCCGTCAACGCTGATGTCGTAGATGCGGCTGAAGAAGGCCGCTTCGTCCGGACCAAGAATCGATTCGAGCTCGGAACGGTCCCAGACATAGTATTTGCCTTCGACGCCTTCGGAGTCGGCGTCGAGGCTCGACGCAAAGCCGCCGTCGCCGACAATCATCTCGCGCTCAAGCCAGGCGACAATGCCTTCGGCGGCCTCGCGAAAAATATCCTCGCCGGTGGCGATGGCCGCGAGGGCATAAAGCTTGAGAAGCTGCGCGTTGTCGTAGAGCATCTTCTCGAAGTGCGGCGTGAGCCAGCGGCCGTCGACAGAGTAGCGGGCGAAGCCGCCGCCAAGATGGTCGTGGATGCCGCCGAGCGCCATCTGGCGGAGCGTGATCAGAACAGGCTCACGGATTGCGGGGTCATGATCGCCGGCGCGCCAGAGCATGTTGAGGATTGGCGCGTTGGGGAATTTGGGCGCGCCCTGGATGCCGCCGTGAACAGGATCGAAGACGCCGATCGCGCGCTTCGCCGCCTCGGCCAGATCGGTGAGGCCGGGCGGCGTCGCCGGGTCTGAGGATCGAGCGGCGAGAGCGCTTTTCAGGGCGGCGGTATTGTGGCGAATGCGCTGGGGCTCGCCATGATAGATATCCGAGACTTGTCGGAGCAGATCAGGAAAACCCGGCTTTCCGTAGCGTGCGGTCTTGGGGAAATAGGTCCCGCCCCAGAAGGGCTCGCGATCCGGCGTCAGAAACATCGTGAGCGGCCAGCCGCCGTGTTCGCCCAAAGCGTGGAGCGCCGACATATAGAGATGGTCGACATCGGGGCGCTCCTCGCGGTCGACCTTGATGCTGACGAAGAGGGCGTTCATCACGTCCGCGACCGCCTGATCCTCGAAGCTCTCATGGGCCATCACATGGCACCAATGACAGGCGGCGTAGCCGATTGAGAGAATCACGGGCCGATTGAGTTTTCTCGCCTCGGCGAACGCGCCATCGCTCCACTCCCACCAATGGACCGGATTGTCGCGATGCTGGATGAGATAGGGGCTCGAAGCCGCGGCAAGCCGATTCATGGATGGCCCGATTCAGTTGACCCTGTTCCGGAAGGGAGACTAGACCGCCCGCGACCGGGCCGAAATGCCGGAATGAGAGAGCGGAATGATGGATCGCGGAGCGACGATCGTGGCGCCCGCAAGCGGGCAGGGGCGGGCGGGCGTCGCCGTGATCCGTATCTCGGGTCCGGCGACGGCGGCGGTTTTGAGGACGGTTGCGGGCGGCATTCCCGAAGCGCGTCGAGCAACGCTGCGCAAGTTTGTCGACCCCAAGACCGCTGAGGCGATCGATCGGGGTCTCGCTCTCTGGTTCCCCGGGCCGAACAGTTTCACCGGTGAGGATATGGCGGAGCTTCATATCCATGGTGGGCGAAGCGTGATCGAAGGGTTGCTCGGCGCGCTCGTCAAGGGATGCGGTTGTCGATTGGCCGAGCCAGGCGAGTTCGCCCGGCGCGCCTTCGCGAATGGCAAGCTCGACCTCGCGGCGGTCGAGGGGCTGTCCGACCTCATCGAGGCTGAGACGGAGGCGCAGCGCCGTCAGGCGCTCAGGCAGCTCGAAGGAGCTCTCGGGCGAAAGGTCGAGGACTGGGCTGCACGGCTGCTCGAGGTCATGGCGTGGGCCGAGGCGGCGCTGGACTTCTCCGACGAATCCGACGTCCCGGCCCGCTCCTTAGCCAGCGCAATGGAGTCAGCGGACGCTGTCGCTCGGGAAATGTCAGAAGCGCTTGCCAGCGCCAGTCAGGGTGAGCGACTGCGCGATGGGTTCATGGTCGCGCTCGCGGGGCCGCCGAATGCGGGCAAGTCCACCCTCCTGAATGCGCTGGCGAAGCGCGATGTCGCGATCGTCTCTCCCATTCCTGGGACCACACGGGATGCGATCGAGGTGCGACTGGATCTTGGAGGGCTGCCGATTACACTTGTCGATCTCGCGGGGATTCGTGACTCTTCCGATCCGATCGAAAGCGAAGGGATTGCGCGCGCGCGGCAGCGAATCCAGCGGGCCGACCTCGTTTTGTGGCTTGAGGAGGCCGAATCTACGGAATCTGGCCGTCAAGACGGGATGGAGACGGCGGTTCGCGTTCGAACGAAGGTCGACTTAGCCAGCAAAGTCGATTCGGGTGCGGAACCTCATAAACGGATTCTTAACCTTTCCGCGGTGACTGGTGAGGGCGTTGACGAGCTGCTGAAGCTCATACGGGCGCGGGCCATGGAAGGGCTCGGCGCTGGCGACGTGCTTGTGACGCGTGAGCGGCACCGCATCGCCTTGGGGGATGCAAGCGCTCATCTCAATCGTGCGATCGCGGCTTTTCAGCGTGGCGTCGGCGAAGAGATGGTGGCCGAGGATCTCCGTCTTGCTGTCCGCTCTCTTGGGCGCATTTCCGGTCGCGTGGACGTCGAGGATGTGCTGGGCACCATCTTCTCCCGCTTCTGCGTCGGCAAGTGAAGATATTTCACGTGAAACATGGCGGCGTGATTCACGACAATGTTTCACATGAAACAGGCCGCGCGGTTCCAAATTGACCCCGGCGCGACCCGGGATTAGAGCCCTGTCATGGCAAAGAGCGCTGATTTGACCTTTGACGTCGTCGTGATCGGCGGCGGGCATGCTGGCTGCGAGGCCGCCGCAGCGGCGGCGCGAATGGGCGCCTCGACAGCGCTTGTGACGCACAAGTTCGCCACAATCGGCGAGATGTCCTGCAATCCGGCCATCGGTGGTTTGGGGAAAGGACATCTGGTCCGCGAGATCGATGCGCTGGACGGGCTGATGGCGAGATGCGCCGATCAGGCTGGCATCCAGTTCAGGGTTCTGAATCGCCGGAAAGGCCCGGCCGTGCGCGGACCGCGAGCGCAGATCGATCGCGTGCTCTATCGGCGCGCAATGCAGGCGGCTATCGCGGCGCAGGCGAATCTCAGCGTCATCGAAGGGGAGGCGGCCGAACTCCTCATCGCTGATGAGCGCATTCGCGGCCTTTCGCTCGCCGATGGTCGGACGGTCTCCACGTCAGCGGTTGTGATCACCACCGGCACCTTCCTTCGCGGGCTCATTCATATTGGCGACGAGAAGATTCCTGCGGGCCGCGTTGGGGAGCAGCCTTCCGTGGGGCTCGCGCAAAGCCTCACCCGCCTCGGTTTGCCGCTTGGTCGGCTCAAGACCGGGACGCCCGCCCGCCTCGATGGAGCGACGATCGCCTGGGACCGGGTCGAGAAGCAGGAGGGGGATGAGACGCCAGAACCCTTCTCGAGCCTGACCGCAAAGATCGAAAACCGGCAGATTGCGTGCGGCATCACCCGCACCAATGCGGCCACCCACGCCATCATCCGGGAAAACATCTCTCGCTCGGCCGTCTATTCCGGTGAGATCGCTGGACGTGGCCCCCGCTATTGCCCGTCGATCGAAGACAAGATCGTCCGTTTCGGAGATCGGGATGGCCACCAGATCTTCCTGGAGCCGGAGGGCTATGACGACCCGACAGTCTATCCCAACGGGATTTCGACGTCGCTGCCGCGCGACATCCAGGCGTCGTTCATCCGCAGTGTCGTCGGGCTTGAGAATGTTCGGATCATCCGCCCGGGCTATGCTATCGAGTATGACTACATTGATCCGCGAAGTCTCTCTCCGACGCTTGAAACGAAAGCGGTTGAGGGGCTTTTCCTCGCCGGGCAGATCAACGGAACCACGGGCTATGAAGAGGCGGGGGCGCAGGGGCTTGTCGCAGGATTGAACGCCGCGAGGCGGGCGGGCGCAAAGAGCGGGATCATCGTCGATCGCGCCAACGCCTATATCGGCGTGATGATTGATGACCTCGTGACCAAAGGAGTCACGGAGCCCTATCGCATGTTCACGTCGCGGTCTGAGTTTCGGCTGAGCCTCCGGGTCGACAACGCGGACGAGCGCTTGACCGGCCTCGGGATAGGCTGGGGATGTGTTGCCGCCGAGCGCCGCGTCCAGTTCGATCGCAAGTCAGGGGAGCTATTAGCCGGCAAGGCGATGCTGGAGCGGTTGTCATTGACGCCGAATCAGGCGGCTCCGCACGGGATTGAGATCAATCGGGACGGCGTGCGGCGATCGGCTTTTGAGCTGCTTTCGCGACCTGGAATCGATCTCTCGCGGCTTATTGAAGTCTGGCCGGAGCTCGCGGCGATCCCTGATTCGATTCGGCCTCGAATTGAACACGACGCTATCTACGCCTCTTATGTTGATCGTCAGCGGGCTGATATCGAAGCGTTCAGGGATGATGAGGGCTTGGAATTGCTTGAGAATTTTGATTTCTCGCGACTTTCCGGCTTGTCGAACGAAGTCAGGCAGAAGCTGGAATTGATTCGGCCCCGAACTGTCGGGCAAGCCGGCCGCATTGAGGGAATCACGCCTGCCGCCCTATTGCTATTGGCTGCAGCCGCCCGGCGGAACGCGCCACGCCCAGCACAGGCGCAAAGAGGTCAATAGGTGGATCGCGCCGAGGTCGCGAGAATCCTCGATGTTTCACATGAAACATTGGGGGCGCTTGATCGATATATCGATCTGCTTCGCAAATGGCAGGCGCGAATCAATCTGGTCGCTGCGCCGACGCTTGATGACGTCTGGGCGCGTCACATTCTCGACTGCGGACAGCTTTTGGCCTTCGCTCCGGAAACGGCGGAGCGCTGGGTCGATATTGGCAGCGGCGCCGGACTGCCTGGGCTGGTTCTGGCGATCCTGTTACGGGAAAAGCGCCCAACCGATCGAATGGTTTTGGTCGAGTCGAATCAGAAGAAATGCGCCTTTCTGCTGGAAGCGATCCGCGTAACTGGAGCGCCGGCCAGCGTGCGCTCCGGGCGAATTGAACAGGTCGTGAGCGGTCCAGCGGCTCCGGAATGCGACGTTGTGACCGCCAGGGCGCTGGCTCCGCTCAAAGATTTGCTCGAACTCGCATCTCCTTTGTTGATGAAGGGCGCGATGGGCTTGTTTCCCAAGGGCCAAGATGTTGATGCTGAATTGACCGACGCCGCTAAATCTTGGAAGATGGAAGTCAAGTTGTTGCCTAGTCTGACAGATCCCCACGGCCGGATCGCGTGCGTCAGGGCGCTTGCGTCTCGTCTTTCCAGTGACGGAACTCTGTCATGACCTCGAATTCGATCGATCTTCTGCCGGCCGACAAGGCTGCGCGCATTATCGTCATCGCCAACCAGAAGGGCGG carries:
- a CDS encoding M20 aminoacylase family protein, yielding MPALPQIDSYADELTTIRRDFHAHPEIGFEETRTSQIVADRLASWGIEVHRNVGRTGVVGILRGKDGSRRIGLRADMDALPIEEATNLSYRSTKPGVFHGCGHDGHTTMLLGAARYLAETRNFAGTAIFVFQPAEEGLGGARAMLADKLFERFPCDEIYALHNSPEMKLGQIAVFPGPVMAGADFFDITIRGKGSHGANPQASRDPVVVAGALIGALQTIVSRNANPLDAAVLSITQVHSGSAYNVIPEEATLAGTVRAFSRDAAALVASRIREIAAGIGATFGVEISVEIRSVFDVLENHPAQSNAAAEAAREIVGAENVSTAPNPTMYSEDFADMLRVTPGAYCWVGHGGPAPLHNPAFTMDDRLLPIGASLLARIIETRLSR
- a CDS encoding thioredoxin domain-containing protein is translated as MNRLAAASSPYLIQHRDNPVHWWEWSDGAFAEARKLNRPVILSIGYAACHWCHVMAHESFEDQAVADVMNALFVSIKVDREERPDVDHLYMSALHALGEHGGWPLTMFLTPDREPFWGGTYFPKTARYGKPGFPDLLRQVSDIYHGEPQRIRHNTAALKSALAARSSDPATPPGLTDLAEAAKRAIGVFDPVHGGIQGAPKFPNAPILNMLWRAGDHDPAIREPVLITLRQMALGGIHDHLGGGFARYSVDGRWLTPHFEKMLYDNAQLLKLYALAAIATGEDIFREAAEGIVAWLEREMIVGDGGFASSLDADSEGVEGKYYVWDRSELESILGPDEAAFFSRIYDISVDGNFEGHNIPNRLDTPIPTPDEAQKLSALRTKLHNERVKRVPPGRDDKALADWNGMMIAALARAGTLLNRPAWIALAERAYRFVRESIAQENRLAHSWRNAVGVWPAFALDHATMAIAALSLAELNGSAELIVDARRDLDLLATNYADPSSGVLAMNARDGDELIVRIQPTHDDAVPNANGVYAAALIRCAIMTMDDELLARADRLFESLSRPMQGQTLAHASLWSALHLRLAAAQIIVAGPESAALSMAALAVPYPNRIVARLAPDQKVPDDHPAHAMMATARDQARAFVCVGERCSLPLTQPSEIAAAVAALR
- the mnmE gene encoding tRNA uridine-5-carboxymethylaminomethyl(34) synthesis GTPase MnmE, giving the protein MDRGATIVAPASGQGRAGVAVIRISGPATAAVLRTVAGGIPEARRATLRKFVDPKTAEAIDRGLALWFPGPNSFTGEDMAELHIHGGRSVIEGLLGALVKGCGCRLAEPGEFARRAFANGKLDLAAVEGLSDLIEAETEAQRRQALRQLEGALGRKVEDWAARLLEVMAWAEAALDFSDESDVPARSLASAMESADAVAREMSEALASASQGERLRDGFMVALAGPPNAGKSTLLNALAKRDVAIVSPIPGTTRDAIEVRLDLGGLPITLVDLAGIRDSSDPIESEGIARARQRIQRADLVLWLEEAESTESGRQDGMETAVRVRTKVDLASKVDSGAEPHKRILNLSAVTGEGVDELLKLIRARAMEGLGAGDVLVTRERHRIALGDASAHLNRAIAAFQRGVGEEMVAEDLRLAVRSLGRISGRVDVEDVLGTIFSRFCVGK
- the mnmG gene encoding tRNA uridine-5-carboxymethylaminomethyl(34) synthesis enzyme MnmG encodes the protein MAKSADLTFDVVVIGGGHAGCEAAAAAARMGASTALVTHKFATIGEMSCNPAIGGLGKGHLVREIDALDGLMARCADQAGIQFRVLNRRKGPAVRGPRAQIDRVLYRRAMQAAIAAQANLSVIEGEAAELLIADERIRGLSLADGRTVSTSAVVITTGTFLRGLIHIGDEKIPAGRVGEQPSVGLAQSLTRLGLPLGRLKTGTPARLDGATIAWDRVEKQEGDETPEPFSSLTAKIENRQIACGITRTNAATHAIIRENISRSAVYSGEIAGRGPRYCPSIEDKIVRFGDRDGHQIFLEPEGYDDPTVYPNGISTSLPRDIQASFIRSVVGLENVRIIRPGYAIEYDYIDPRSLSPTLETKAVEGLFLAGQINGTTGYEEAGAQGLVAGLNAARRAGAKSGIIVDRANAYIGVMIDDLVTKGVTEPYRMFTSRSEFRLSLRVDNADERLTGLGIGWGCVAAERRVQFDRKSGELLAGKAMLERLSLTPNQAAPHGIEINRDGVRRSAFELLSRPGIDLSRLIEVWPELAAIPDSIRPRIEHDAIYASYVDRQRADIEAFRDDEGLELLENFDFSRLSGLSNEVRQKLELIRPRTVGQAGRIEGITPAALLLLAAAARRNAPRPAQAQRGQ
- the rsmG gene encoding 16S rRNA (guanine(527)-N(7))-methyltransferase RsmG, producing MDRAEVARILDVSHETLGALDRYIDLLRKWQARINLVAAPTLDDVWARHILDCGQLLAFAPETAERWVDIGSGAGLPGLVLAILLREKRPTDRMVLVESNQKKCAFLLEAIRVTGAPASVRSGRIEQVVSGPAAPECDVVTARALAPLKDLLELASPLLMKGAMGLFPKGQDVDAELTDAAKSWKMEVKLLPSLTDPHGRIACVRALASRLSSDGTLS